GGGCGGGCGGCCGCTGCCGGGCCGCGGGTCGAAGGTGGCCGCGTACCCGGCGACCTCGCCGTAGACCTGGCCGCCGCCCCGCCCGAAGACCGACTCCGCCTTCTCCACCAGCAGGATGGCGCCGCCCTCGCCGGGTACGTAGCCGCACGCGTCGGCGGAGAACGGCAGATAGGCGCGGGCGGGGTCGGCCACCTCGCTCAGGCGCCCGGTGGCGATCTGGGCCACCCAGCCCCATGGGCACAGGGCGCCGTCGACGCCGCCGGAGACCACCAGCGAGGTGCCGCGGCGCACGTGCCGCCGGGCGTGGCCGAGCACGTCGAGCCCGCCGGCCTGCTCGGTGACGAGCACCCCGCTCGGCCCGCGCATCCGGTGCCGGATGGAGATCTGGCCGGTGTTGACCGCGTAAAACCAGGCGAACGACTGGTACGCGCTGACGTACTCCTTGCCCTTGCTCCACAACTGCTGGAGCTCGCGGTGGCCGTACTCGACGCCGCCGCCGGAGGCCGCGGTCACCACGCCCATGCCGTACTCGTCGAGCGCGGCCGGGTCGATCCCGGCGTCCCGCACCGCCCAGTCGGCCGCGGTCAGGGCGAGCCGGGTCATGTGGTCGGTCTGCGGGATGAGCCGGCTGGGGACGTGCTCCTCGGCGACGAACCCCGGTACCTCCCCGGCCACCCGGGACGGGTACTGCGCTGCATCGAACCGGGTGATCGGGCCGAGGCCGCTGCGCCCCTCGACCGTGGCCTTCCAGTACTCCTCGGCACCCAGGCCGTTGGGGGCCACCACGCCGATCCCGGTCACCACCGCCTGCGCCGTCATCGGCTGCTCCTGTCCGGCCGGGCCAGCACCAGCGCGGTCTGGAAGCCACCGAAGCCGCTGCCCACGCTGAGCACGACGTCGGTGCGCTGCTCGCGCGCGGTGAGGGGAATGTAGTCGAGGTCGCACTCGGGGTCGGGCTCGTGGAGGTTGGCCGTCGGCGGCAGCACGCCGTGCTCGATGGCCAGCGCGCACGCCGCCGCCTCCAGGCCGCCGATCGCGCCGAGCGAGTGCCCGATCATCGACTTGATCGAGCTGACCGGGGTGTTGTACGCGTGGTAGCCCAGGCTGCGCTTGAACGCGGCGGTCTCGTGCCGGTCGTTCATCTTGGTGCTGGAGCCGTGGGCGTTGATGTAGTCCACCGCCGAGGGGTCGACGCGGGCCTCGCCGAGCGCCACGTCGATCGCCTCGGCCATCTCCCGTCCGTCGGGCTTGAGTCCGGTCATGTGGTACGCGTTGCAGCGCGAGGCGAAGCCGGCGATCTCCGCGTAGACGTGGGCACCGCGGCGGCGGGCGCTGCCGAGGTCCTCCAGGATGAGCACGGCCGCTCCCTCGCCGAGCACAAGCCCGTTGCGGGTGCGGTCGAAGGGGCGCGAGGCGTGCTCGGGGTCGTCGTTGCGCGGGGTGGTCGCGTGGATGGCGTCGAAGCAGGCCGAGGTGATCGGCGAGATGGGGGCCTCGGCGGCGCCGGCGACCATCATGTCGACGGTGCCCTCCCGGATCAGCTCGGCGGCGTGACCGAGCGCGTCGAGACCGGAGGTGCAGCCGGTGGAGACCACGGCGGCGGGGCCCTCCGCTCCCGAGAGCCAGGCCAGTTCGCTCGCCATCGAGCTGGGCACGAAGTGGCGGTACAGGTCGGGGACGGCGTACTCGTGGTCGACTTGCCACTTCCGGCCACCGTCGCTGACCACCACGTACTCGCGCTCCAGGCTGGTGGTGCAGCCCACGGCGTTGCCGAGCGTCACGCCGATCCGCGTGGGGTCGTAGCTGTCCTCGGTCACACCGCTGTCGGCGAGCGCCTCGCGGGCGCTGACGACGGCGAACTGCGCGGCGCGGTCCAGCCGCCGGATCTCCTGCGGGCTCAGCCCCTCGGCGGCCGGGTCGAAGTCGGCCTCCGCGGCCACCCGCGACCGGAACGGCGAGGCGTCGAAGTGGGTGATGGTACGGGTCGCGGTGCGGCCCGCGGTAAGCATCTCCCAGTACGCCTTGGTGCCGATGCCGCCGGGGGCGACGATGCCCAGCCCGGTGATGACCACTCTGCGGGTCACGGCCGGCCCGCCCTTCTCACGTGCACTCTCACGTCTTCCCTTCCTCGCTGTGCCGTCCCGCGACGGCCGGGACCATCGTCGGCGGGCCGGCTCGACGGTGACTCGAAACCGGGTGCGGGCCCGCTCGCCGCCCGCCGCACCGCCGCGAGCAGCAGCGACTGGCGCAGCGTGGCCCGGTGGTCGGGCGCCGCTCCGGGCACGCCGCGGACCGCTTCGGCGAACGCGCGTACGGTGGCCTCGACCTGGTCGGCCGCCTCCAGCCCGACCGTCTCCGAGCCGCCCGCCCGCTCCAGGACGAGTGCCGGGCGGTGGTCGGCCGGCGGCGTGAAGGCGCGGTCCACCCGCAGCCGGCCGGTGGCGCCGCAGATCTCGTACATCGAGCGGTAGCCGGCCCCGATGCCGAAGGTGAGCTGCGCCGTCACCCCGTCGGGGCGGCGCAGCAGCACGGCGCCGGAGGTCTCGACCTCCCGGTCCGGCGGCCGGTGGAGCACCGCGCCGGCGACGGTGAGGTCCCCTCCGAGCAGGTGGAGCGCGGCGCGCACCGGGTAAAGCCCGATGTCGAGCAGCGCGCCGCCGCCCAGCTCAGCGCTGAACCGGATGTCGTGCGGCGGCAGTTCGGGGATGGTGAAGGCGGCGCTGAACGACCGCGGCGCCCCGATCGCGCCCTCGGCCACCAGCCGCCGTACGGCCTCGTGCTGCGGGTGGCGGACGAACATCACGTTCTCCATCAGCACCAGACCGCGGGCCCGGGCGAGCGCCAGCAGCCGCCGGGTCCGGGCGGGCGACGCGGTGAGCGGCTTCTCCGCAAGCACGTGCCGGCCCGCGAGCAGGGCCCGCTCGACCCACTCGGCGTGCAGTGCGATCGGCAGCGGCACGTAGACCGCGTCGATGTCGTCCCGCTCGAGCAGCGCCGCGTAGCCGTGCACGGGCCGGCCGCCGAACCGCTCGGTCTGTGCCACCGCCCTGTCGTCGTCGCGGCTGGCCACCGCGGCGACCTCGGTGAGCGGGCAGGCGGCGAAGGCGGGCAGCATGCGCCGCCGGGCGATGTCGGCGGTGCCGAGGACGCCGATCCGCACCGGGCGCGGCGCGGCCG
The Streptomyces misionensis genome window above contains:
- a CDS encoding beta-ketoacyl-[acyl-carrier-protein] synthase family protein — its product is MTRRVVITGLGIVAPGGIGTKAYWEMLTAGRTATRTITHFDASPFRSRVAAEADFDPAAEGLSPQEIRRLDRAAQFAVVSAREALADSGVTEDSYDPTRIGVTLGNAVGCTTSLEREYVVVSDGGRKWQVDHEYAVPDLYRHFVPSSMASELAWLSGAEGPAAVVSTGCTSGLDALGHAAELIREGTVDMMVAGAAEAPISPITSACFDAIHATTPRNDDPEHASRPFDRTRNGLVLGEGAAVLILEDLGSARRRGAHVYAEIAGFASRCNAYHMTGLKPDGREMAEAIDVALGEARVDPSAVDYINAHGSSTKMNDRHETAAFKRSLGYHAYNTPVSSIKSMIGHSLGAIGGLEAAACALAIEHGVLPPTANLHEPDPECDLDYIPLTAREQRTDVVLSVGSGFGGFQTALVLARPDRSSR
- a CDS encoding Gfo/Idh/MocA family protein, with the translated sequence MSLGLGPAAPRPVRIGVLGTADIARRRMLPAFAACPLTEVAAVASRDDDRAVAQTERFGGRPVHGYAALLERDDIDAVYVPLPIALHAEWVERALLAGRHVLAEKPLTASPARTRRLLALARARGLVLMENVMFVRHPQHEAVRRLVAEGAIGAPRSFSAAFTIPELPPHDIRFSAELGGGALLDIGLYPVRAALHLLGGDLTVAGAVLHRPPDREVETSGAVLLRRPDGVTAQLTFGIGAGYRSMYEICGATGRLRVDRAFTPPADHRPALVLERAGGSETVGLEAADQVEATVRAFAEAVRGVPGAAPDHRATLRQSLLLAAVRRAASGPAPGFESPSSRPADDGPGRRGTAQRGREDVRVHVRRAGRP